Within the Rosa rugosa chromosome 2, drRosRugo1.1, whole genome shotgun sequence genome, the region TTCGGCGAATTCGGAACAGGATGGGAAGGAGGATGTAGTCGGACATTGCAGCAAAGCGAGATGTAAGTATTGTGATACTGTGTTCAAAGCTAATTCATCTTTTAATGGTACTTCAACTCTTAGACGTCATATAGAGAATGTGTGCAAAAAATATCCTGGTAGATTAGATTTGGAGGAAGGACAGAAGGTGTTGACTAGTGATGGGAGTGCCAATTCTGTAGTGATGAGACAGTGGAGTCCAGAAGCTTGTACAGAGGCCTGTGTGGTGATGATCGTTATGGACGAATTACCTTTTAGTCAGGTAGAAAAGGAGGGATTTAAGTACTTTTGTTCGGTTTCCATTCCTCGATGGGAAATCCCTAGCAGAAGGGTCATTGTGAAGAAATTCTTAGCGATGTATGATGCCAAAAAAGAGGAGCTTAGGGCTGAGTTGTGCAAACACAGAGTGTGTCTGACCACCGATACATGGACATCAATACAGAATGTCAATTACATGGTGGTGACAGCGCATTTTATCGATAGAGGTTGGAATTTGCATAAAAGGATACTGAACTTCCGCTGCATTGGGAAGATTTTAGAAACGTGCTTGGTGCAGTGGAAGATAGATAAAGTATTGACCATTTCGGTTGATAATGCTGCTGCCAACAAACATGCAGTGGAGTATGTTCGGAAGAAGATGTTGAATTGGACAAGTCCCCCGGTTTTGGGAGGGAAGCATCTACATGTGAGGTGCTTGGCTCACATTTTGAACCTCGTAGTTAGATCCAACTTGTCTATTATGGACAAGTCGGTTGATTCAATTAGAAATGCAGTGAGGTATGTGaggtcttcttcttctaggCTCGATGAATTCAAGTTGTGTGTTGAGAAGGAAATTTTGGATACCACCAGAGTTTGCATTCTTGATGTTTCGACTAGGTGGAACTCCACATTTCTAATGTTGGACACAGCAATTGCATTGAAAAAGGCCTTTGTTCGGTTAGGTGAAGAGAATGTGCATCAATATAATGGATATTTCGATGAAGAAGATGTGATAGATGAAGATTTAGAAGTGGTGGAGGAAGTGAAGTCCAAAACTCGTAGGAAGAGGGTCGGACCACCTAATGATGACGATTGGGAAAAGGCTGCCATTTTCTGCCAGTTTTTACGAGTTTTCTACGACGTTACATTGAGGATAAGTGCAACTTTGAAGCCTACTGCCCAATCAGCTTTCCATGACATTGTGGCAATAGAGGGTGAGATTGATGGACTGTGGTAGCCTGGAATGGCTTATGAGAATGAAACAGCAGCGTTGATGGGTCGGATGGCAGTGAGGATGAAGAATaagtttcaaaaatattttGGCAACATCGATGATGTCAATCAGCTTCTTTTGGTTGCCTTAGTTCTTGATCCTAGGTATAAACTTCGAAATTTCACTCAAATTTGCAAGACGGAGTTGGGCATGGATGATGGTGAAGCTAAAGAGAGGGAAGCAAAGGTCAAAGATCTGCTAGTAGCCTTGACTGATACATATGCAGCTTCAATGAATTCAGcctcaaatcaaaaggagaaggTCACCAATGGATCGAGGCATTCTGGTATGAGAGGTGCTAGTGGCAAGATGGCCGCAATGATGGATAATTGGGCAAAAGAACTTGAGAACAGCGATGAAATTGTGGTGGAGTGTGAAGTTGATCGATACATTATTGATCCCTTCGAGAGGCCTAAAGTGGGGGAAACCTTTGAAATTTTAACTTGGTGGAAGCACAGTGGATCGAAATATCCAAACTTGCAAGCTGTGGCAAAAGATGTGCTAGCCATTCAAGTCTCCACAGTAGCTTCCGAGTCGTGCTTTAGCACAGGCAAGCGAGTAATCGATCCACACAGGAGTTCCTTAACTCCTAGGAGTGTTGAAGCCCTTATATGCTTACAAAATTGGTTTAAGAGTCCAGGAATAATGGGTCTAGAGTATGTTCCAACCATCGAGGAGGTGCTACTCTATGAAGACATTGAGAAAGGTAAGTTTTTAATTATTCAACTACTGATGTTCATTATCTACACAACTTATTCAGTTggtaaccttttttttttcttttaactcGCAGAATATGAAGACAAAACCTCAACTCAGGCACCGTCTACAAGTACTGCTGCGAAGCCTCCAAAATCTGCAAAGTCTACTTCTAAAGGTATGATTTGGTATTCGTGTTCTTTGGTTACTGATTTGGACATTTGGTTACTGATGGTGATAATTCGTGTTCTTTTGTTTGGGGGCATTTGGACATTTGGTTACTGATGGTTATAGTGTAAATGTGGTGTGATTTTGTTACTGATTTGGTGTGACTGTGCTACTGTTAATCTATTCAAATTGATTTGGTTACTGATGGTGATAACTAATGTGTAAATGTGGTGTGATTTTGTTACTGATTTGGTGGTGTGATTTTGTTACTGATTTGGTGTGCGCGCGCTACTGTTAATCTGCTGTTTTGGTGTGCAACTTGCAgttcagaaaatcagaaattagcTTATGTGTGATACTAGTTGCTGCCTATTGCCATGCTGGTTTTCAAGTTGGGGTGGCTGTTTGGAGATGGAGCTCAACTGCAATTTGGAGATGAGGTTGTTATTTGTTATTTGTTTGTTATTTGTTTGGGTGGCTGTTTGGAGATGGAGCTCAACTGCAATTTGGAGATGAGGTTGTTATTTGTTATTTGTTTGGTTTGGTTGTTAAGTTTGGTTTGGTTGGAACTCGGAACAATGGAACATTTGTTGGTTCGAACTCGGAAcaatggaacatttgttatgttTGGAGTTTGGACAGTTTGGTTCTGATGTTGGTTGGCAGTGTGATTTGTTAAGTTGAGTTTAAGTTGAATGGGCAGTGTGATTTGTTAAGTTGAATGGGCAGTGTGATTTGTTAAGTTGAATGTTTGAATGGGCACTTGGGCAGTGTGATTTGTTAAGTTGAATGTGATTGTGATGGTGATGTCTTATGATGGCTTATATTTGATTATTTATGGCTTTTTCTGGAAGTTTTTACTGCTTTGTGATTTGATTTAACATCTTAACAAGTTATACATTCCAGAAATTCATAGTTTTTCCAGAAATTCATAGTTTCAGGCTTTTTTTtccagaaattcataatttttccagaatttcatagttgggcccgaaaagcctgAAGGACCGGCCCGTTTGTTAACGGTCCGGGCCTTCCCGGTCCCAGGATGTTGAAAACTTAATATGGGCCCGGCCCGAATTATTCGGGCTCGGTCCCGGGCCCAGTGAAATACGAAACGGGCTcggcccgtgcccaggcctaCTTTGAAGGATTAACTTTCCAATAGTTGGATCCAAGAGATGCAGCCCCAAAGTAGGTTTGAGTCCGAAGTTTGAATATGTGTCCAATAAGTCCATATGCAGGTGTCCAAACAAATCATTAGTTATCTGGGCTCAACTTGAGTCCATTGAGCAAATTGACCCAACAATTTCAGGGTCGGGTTCCAACGGTCCTTTCGCAACGTGTTAAATCATAACTAACTGACCCGACCGGTACCCACTTCCACGAGTCTCAATCCGGAGCCACCACCCCCCACCCCCACCTACTGGTCAGAGTCTCCCACTGCCGCGTTTCTAATTTGCAGCACAGAGCCGACGACTGGTAGGCACAAGCTTCTCTCTATCTCCCGAAACCCCGATTGAAGCCCTAATTTTCTCACTTTCGCCCAATTCCATCAAATATCTCCTGACCCATGACCTCCGCGTCgagctccggcgacgaaacCTCCGACCCGAAGCCCAACCCGATTACAAAGCCCCCGGAGGACCAATTGGCCGCCCTCGCGTTATCCGAGACCGATAGCCAAGCAAACGGCGTCGCATATGAATCGCCGCGCGGGAACAATCACAATGAGATCGAGAACGAAGAGGACGTGGCGGCGCTGACCAATTCGGCTCCGCCTGCTTCGGCTGAGGTGGTGGAATCGAGCGGTGGTGGTATTCTGTGGGCGAGGAGCAATTCGGAGCTGGAGGCCGACGGGGCGGAGAGCCCTAGCAGCAGCGGCTATGCCGGCGGCAGAGGGAGTAGTAGTGCCGGTAGTGATGGTTCCGGGATCGATGAGATTGCGGAAGGTAGTGATGTTGAGGTTGTTGACGGTGTTTCGGATTCACAAGCGCCGTGGGTGCCCGGAAAACGGCATGTTGATGAGGTATTGTGCTCTAGTAACTCCTTATGTACTTGCTTTACACTTTCGTTGCGTAATGTATGTGACAATTGGATTGTTTTCAATGTATTTCTCTGTCATTTTGTGCATTAGTAGAGTGAGGTGTTAGTTTTAGAGCTTAATTGTTGCTAGGATTTTAGACTGCATTGGACATTGAGTGTGAAGTAAGATTTGATGCTCAATTTTTCGTTAAGTGTAAGGATATGTGGAATTGGAGGAATGCATTTGTATTTTAGAGTGTGACAGGAACTGGTTTCACTGTGGCTTTAACAATGCACGGAGTTTTTAGCACGGCTAAAAGAAATACTagtaattgagagagagagagagagattaagaGTCTTTGGACAAGATATCTACCAAATTCCCTAGGAAATGGCATTGAGTTAACACAGATActtaatttttctattttcaaatTGGTAAAAGATTCTACTTTAGGTGGATGTTTTCTTTTTAATGCCTCAATTATAATGACTTTGTTTCCCCCAGACAAATGCCAATGGCAGTGATAATTCAAATATCTGTATAATTGCTACTGGAAACTAAATCGAGTCTACCACTACTGTTACTAGGGATGTCGAAATTGTGACACTTGCAAAATGTATTTTGTGTGTTTTGTTTGTATTTCATGTACTTATAACTTCTTTTTTATGAAGCCTGCATGTCACCTTGAATTACACAATCCAAGGAGAAATATTTAACTTTGCAATGCTGTTACACTTTATCTAAACTCACCATGTCTTTGACCTCAGAATTGCCGTCTCAAACTGCCTTTAAATGCCCAAAGAAAGACTAGGTGcctttatccaaaaaaaaaaaaactaggtgcTTACCCAATCTATCTTCTCGAATTGTAATTTTACCTAATCACACTGACTGCCGCAGCTGTGAAACCAAAATGCAGGGCCTATCTAAAAAAACAGTGTTTCACAGTAATCACCAGTAAATAATAATGTGTATCTTTAAAGTTCATTTTAGAAATTTATGCTTAGGCCTCAAATCTTGATTACTACGCTCATATTTCTAGATGTAATGTGCAACCCATGATTACAGTTGGATGAGTTTTTCATCAAATCAGCAGCCAGCGCAAAGTCTAGGATCTTGATGTCTTCTTACAGTCAAAATGCTGCAATTGTAGACAAATTGAAGTACAAATTAGAAGCCCAGATTAGAAAGCATAATCTAGAATTTAGGATAATATGGAACTCAGGAGGTATGCTTTTATTATGTAGCTGTCTGGGTGCTCTTGCTGATAGAAATAGGTTGAAATATATTgtctaatgctcatttcattgATTTGCATGCATTTTTGTACTTGAGTAGACATGCAGATTTTCCGACAACATTTTCCTATTGTAATTTTTTTGTCCTAAATTATATGGTATATGGATTTATTATCTTCATAGAGCTAAACAACTAAAATGTAAAGAAGTCAcatgaacaagaagaagaagaagaagatggtatTCTGATTTTGGTTCTGTAAGCACGGTTATGAGATAACATAGCAAGTGGCTTGGTCATCAATTACTTGAGAGCTTAATTGGAATTATCCCTAGCGGCTAGTGTCTTCTTTTCTATAAAAGCTCGTTCCATGCAAATCGTTTTAATTAAATACCGACTGACATAGTGATTTTCAAGCATTACTGCAATTTTATCTACAATTGAAGTGCAGGATGATGCTTCCATATCAtggagaaaaaggaagaagcactttttcatactaagtaaCTCTGGCAAACCAATATATTCCAGGTCTGTCTCAAGACCTGTTGCAAAAAGAAGTGCAAAGTCTACAATAATAGTCTAATTTATGTACAACATGGTGATATATGTATTCTCTTGCACCTCTTCTTTCAGACATGGAGATGAACACAAACTAGCAGGATTTTCAGCAACATTACAAGCCATAATTTCCTTTGTTGAGAATGGGTACATACCTCTCAATCTAGTAGATTATCTTCATctgatttcttcttttcttcagtTATTTGTCCAGTCTTAGAGCTCAATTTGAATTGAAATTCTGTAGAGGGGACTTCCAATGATTTTGCTCATTAATCTTTTTACAGTGGAGATCGTGTCAAATTGGTTAGGGCTGGGAAGCATCAggtttgtttttttcttcttcttctttttctttcattccTTGAGTTATGAGTACTTCTAACACTCCTTGATCATAGGTCGATAAAAAGAACTGCTTTCTGATTTTGCTACttgcattatatatatatatatatataaaattaagaTCAGTCTAATATTTAATTTACCACTGAACTAAAATCAGTTATTGACGTGGCTGTCAGTAGTCCACGCTGACACTGTCTTGGGCAGAGTTTGAAGTCATtatgatatgtgtgtgtgtgtgtgtgtgtgtgttctgtTTGAACATATCTGCAAGACAACTTGGCTTTTACATTTTTCAAATGCTTgtgtgaatgtgaatgtgtcatACTTTAATTGTGTTTTACACATTTCAAGTAGATGTTTATCTGCCTCAGAAAGCTTAGTTGTTAGTTTTTTGCTGGAGTATTAAATGGGCATTAATATTTGTATGTTCAGGTGGTTTTTCTTGTCAAGGGACCAATTTACCTGGTATGCATCAGCTGCACAGAAGAGCCTTATGAGTCTTTAAGAATGCAATTGGAACTTATATATGGTCAGGTAGTATTGAATTCTTCCCAGTCCAAAGTCTTTATGGATTATCATGTTCCATTGTTTGGTTTAGATAATTATTGAATAACTTAAAGATCTTATTTTAGTAACTGCACTTCATTAATAAGTTATGATGTATGGATGCAGATGCTACTTATTCTTACGAAGTCAGTAAATAGATGTTTTGAGAAGAATCCGAAGTTTGATATGACACCTTTGCTGGGAGGAACAGATATTGTCTTCTCTTCCCTCATCCATTCTTTCAGTTGGTTTGTTTCTCTGCTCCCCTTGGCATCCCTAACTTAGGAAATGGAAATTTATTTTTGTGAAAACCTTAATATATTGTTGTCATAGCCCCTCATGATCAGATTTTCACAAGTGAACTAGTGATGCCTCTATTACTGATAGTGATATATTGCCAAATAGATCATCCAATTTACTGGGAGGGGCTGCTTCACTGGTTGAATAACGATCATTTCTAATGACTGTTCACTCCAGAAATTAAATgatatataatattattgagAACTTATTTGTTAGCTTGACCTTCTGTTTAATATGAAGTTTTcataagaacaaaaaaaagttttattttggaattgaatttaTACATGCAATGCATGTTACTTTGCAATTTATTTAACTGTGTCACTGCTGTATTCCAGTTGTTCTTGTTGTTATAAGCTGCCCCTGAAATTCCATGCTCATAGGAGAAAAAGATGCGACCAGATGATGCTTataatattattaatttattccTCATTTCTCTGAATTCAGGAATCCTGCCACATTTCTTCATGCATATACTTGTCTTCCCCTTGCTTATGCGACAAGGCAAGCTGCAGGTGCCATATTGCAAGATGTTGCTGATTCAGGTGTTCTCTTTGCAATATTGATGTGCAAACACAAGGTCCAGCCATTCATCTTCTTTCTGTTGTTAATACTTTGGACAACACTTTTTCTTTAAGAGAAAGGTTTTAATAGAAATGCATGGTTCAATTTAAAAAATTAGAGCACTCTAACAACTGGAAGCTTGATTGCAGGTTATCAGTCTTGTTGGTGCTCAGAAAGCGTCTCTTCATCCTGATGACATGCTATTGTTATCCAACTTTGTTATGGCATCAGAATCATTTAGGTAAGTAGATTAAATTGGATAAGTCATGTCtttttcctcaaaaataaagaagtCTCATCTCATGCTTTTAGCAATAGCCAATACATGATCAGGGATGGCAATGAAGCTGTTCCTTAGTTTCCTGTACATTTTCAAAAACTTTAGAGTACTGGACACATTAGAAAGCGACTTGTATCATTCTTTTCAGCTGTGATGGTTACAAGTAGTGGGTGATAATGATCGAGAGATATATGCAGgtgaaatatttgttttaaaatcggAAATGTCTTTTATGCAGGACATCTGAATCTTTCTCACCAATTTGCTTGCCAAGATATAATGCCATGGCATTTTTGTATGCTTATGTCCATTTTTTCGATGTGAGTGactttttcattatttttcctCTAAATTAAATTGTCTTGCTTTACTTGGTTTCATGTTTATCTCCTTTTTATTTCTCTTATACTAGTTATTATGATCTGAGACATACTTTCTTGTGGTAGGCTGACACATACTTGATGTTGCTTACTACTAGTTCAGAAGCCTTCTATCATCTCAAAGATTGCAGGTATGCTAACTGTTGACTTGTAATTGCTAATGGTCAGCTGACTCTAGCGTTGATAAATGACGTTAATGCTGTAGGGGTGCTTCATGGGAAACTTTCATACATCCTCTTGCCTTGCAAATTAATGCTCACCTCCACCCTGTAAATTTTTGTGACCTTATAGGATTCGTATTGAGATGGTCCTTCTGAAGTCGAGTGTCCTCAGTGAGATTCAGAGATCCATGCTAGATGGTGGGATGCGTGTTGAGGAGTTGCCTCTTGATCCTTTACCTCGATCTGGATCTTTTTCTCCTCATTTGAATCAACACACACTTCCAACAGATTCTCCCGACAGGTTCAGGGAACCATATGATGGCGTAGGTGGCCCTGCTGGACTCTGGCATTTTGTATATCGTAGTATCTTTTTGGATCAATACGTATCTTCTGAGTTCTCAGCACCAATAAATAGTCCTCGTCAGCAGAAAAGGTTACAAAGCTGAACTTGACAGTAAATTGCTTAGACATAAGATTTGATTCTTCCGCAATGAAGTTGCATGTCACTCTATTGTTCTTGTTAGGGTAATtagtttgttttcttgtagattatATAGAGCTTACCAGAAGCTTTACGCTTCCATGCATGAAAGAGGAATTGGGCCCCACAAAACCCAGTTTAGAAGAGATGAGAATTATGGTAAGTTTTGGCTCATTTGTGGATGTGTttatatacttgaaaatattgtTCTACTTGATGCACTTTCATTGCTAAATCTCAAAATTATCGGTTTAGGAATGATTATTTCAAACCTGAATATTGATGTTGGTTTGGCAAACAGGCATCTAGTGAAACTTTACAGTTAATGTCTTCATAAATTAGTGATTTCAAACCTAGCCACTTTGTCTTTTGAGGCCTCACCTAAGAAGTTAATGGCCATATTGATAACCCCTCTTAGGTTAGTCAAGCTGTGTCAGTCTTTTGGTACCCTTTCCCCATTACGATATGAGATTGGGATGacatatttcttatttactTTGATGTTTTATAGCGATGCCTTCCTGGTGATATATAatcatttcatcttttcagtTCTACTCTGCTGGGTCACCCAGGATTTTGAGCTTTATGCAGCATTTGATCCACTTGCAGACAAGGTAGTTTGTTAACGATTTCTTGTTTCTTTACCTTGTTCAACTATGCAATACTTTTCCACATGCACTTCTACCAAAAGGAATAAAATGGACAGATTTGATGCTTTTGGCTTCTGTGGtgattttgtttggttttattGAACAAAAAGGAgggaaaagaaatgaaaaagtaaGTTTGTGGGTCTGTGTATTTAAAGTGATATATAGCCATATTAGTGTTTGTTGCTTCATCTATCCTCCAATTCTCCCATGTCAGGTGAATTGCAAGATGTGAGCCCCAGCCCCCCAGGGAGGGGGGAATCCGGGCACATTCTGGCTCTTCTAtccaaatttcatttccctttcgTCCACCTCACCAAACCAAGCATAGCATTAGGGATGTGTTGGGGAGAAGTGTGGGAGAAATGTGTTTCGCTTGTGAGGCTTATCACTTGGGGAACCGTTGGGGGCAATACAAGGTTTGCCATTTTTGATGAACTTGGCTTCTACTTTCTACAGTGCCCATTGTAGAAGAGATGTTGAATTCAATCATCAACATGGGAGGAACTATTATATAGCAAAGATTTGAGAGAGCAAGTGTACTAATGGGTGTGGAAATTATGTCTAATTCAGAAGAATCACAGTTTCATCTTTGTGGGATTAGGGGTTTGACATCTGATTCTTGTTAAGAAGCCGAAGATATAAGTATAACACTGGAGTGTGTCTCAAACCCAACCAACTCGTAGGAGTTAGCGGTTTAGATCTGATTTTGGTTAAGAAGCTGAAGATAAGAGTAGAATACTGGAGCGTTTCTCTATCCCAACCAACTCTTACCAGATAAACTAAATTTATTGAAAGGTGATCATATCATCAGGCTAATGCAGCCTTTAGCTTAAATCAAATTAGTGAGACAACAGGTGGCTTAAAGGATAGTATCAGAGAATTAAGGAATGTGAGGAAACTAATGATGGGGCTACCTTAGAACACTAGAAGATTGATTGTGACATCCATGTTATAGTTTGTGGCATGTTAAGCACCATGTATAGTTAGATGGACTCAGCTAGTAACATCCACTAGTTAACAAGTGacaaacaaaattctacctgTTATAGCATGCATTTTCTGTTAAGACATTGCATTTGAGGAAAATCAACTTCTTATCAAGCTAGTGGCAGAAAAAGGTTCAGGACTTGTACATTTTGTTCGTACGAAACTTTCTTTCAACTGTAATTATCAATTGCTGGAGAAACAGGTTATATAGCTGGTTTGTATTTATCTTTAGATGCACTGTTCTATTGAAAGCATTCTCATCTTGTATTGTTATCGTTTTTCAGGCATTGGCGATAAAAACTTGCAACCGTGTTTGCCAGTGGGTAAAAGATGTGGAAAACGAGATTTTTTTGCTGGGTGCAAGCCCCTTTTCATGGTGACACCCTGTTTATATTATGTAACACAGCATGTACCATAGTTTTGCTTATTTAATAAGATTCAAGcagtcttttttctttcttcacacATTGACTTGGCACGAGATGCTGCTTATAATTTGCCAATGTTGGTTGAGCTTCAAAAAGTTTGCATTTGTCAACAAATGTAAAAGcaatcaaagaaaaaagagctatagattatactttgtttttacACGCAAGTGTTTGCTTACCAGAAACAGTGCAATTTGTCTGTTGAATGTTTGAAGAGGCATTTTAAAATCTTCCTGTCCCTCTTACATGTGGCTCACTGCTATCAGAAGTTAAGCCTCATTTCTTTTGCAGCTCCCTTGTGGGGTTTGTGGTATTAGAGAGCCACGCACTACTCCATAGTCATCACCCCTTTTCACTTCTCAGGATTGTTTTCCGGATTATAGTATTCTCTTCTGCATTCTTTTTCCGTTAAGCACTTGTTAACTTTCAAAGCAGACCATTACTCATCTTCTCCAGATTGTTGCGTCTCTAAAACACTAGCAGATGCCTCTGCAATCGGCACATGTTGTGTTCTTAGACTGTCACTTTGGTTTGATCCCAAATCTTGATCGCTTTGGTAACATAGCATGCTTACTGTTTACACTGTATGGTGGATTATGAATGTGTATTAAATTTTTCCTTCCTGTTGATTGAGGGTGTtcatttgaaaaaaaagaaaagaaaagagaaagatgtACATAGCTAGACAAAGATAGCCCACAGGGAATGCAGGGATATTGAATGTACAGCAATTTCAAATCTCACTCAACTGTGTGGCGTGTGCCTTGGACATTAGGGCTCACTAAATCGATCTGCTTCTCGAATGATTAAGACTGTCCAGCGGTGACTCATTAATCATATGGATATCATTTGGATTCAGTCTTCTCCTTCGAGGTAGAGGGTGTATTAATGGTGTTGCCGGAAAAGGGGCCTTCTTCTTTTCGTTTCTTTTCTGTGATTACCGAGTTAAACGTCCCACAGGGAAACAGTGAAGTTGATGAATAGAAAGGTGTATTAATGGAGGAATGGTCACTCTGTGAACTGGGGAGTTATAGCCTTGTAgcctttcttttatatttttcacTGCTTAGTAATGAAGTTGGTTGAGGTCTTTACAGGGGAGAGTTGACCACCATTGTTGAGAAGATGTGTTCTGAAACCAGCATTTATTTGGGATCTTTAAAGCTTTAGGATGAACTGTGTAGTAATTACTAGTTAGTAACTCAGTAGTGATAGTACAGTTAATTTCGATCTTCCATGTTATTGACCATAGCTCTCAAGGAAAACCATCAGGTCTAAACCTCTTAAGACTTTGAAGAGAGCTCGATTCTTATCATTTGTATCATAAATCACCTTCGAGCATAATGGAAGAAAAGCCAACATCTCACATAATTGTAACCCGTTATCGCCAGAGATCTCTAACATGCTCTGTCTCGGGCATTATAGAGGAAACGCCAGCATCTCACACAACTCACCTTAGGAGAATGGATGTCGTGTAAACATAAAGAGGGTTTTGCCAccacatttttttatttttcagcttTTTCCAAACCAGATCCCAGGGATCTTGAACAAAAAGTGTCGTCAAAATACAATAAAAGCTTAAgcttgactaggaaaaggaattgACGTAACATAGCAAAGTACTCTCCCACCAAATTAGTTGGAAGTTTCAAcatgatggaaaaaaaaaaaaactcaaacatAAATAACACAAATAACTGACGTCGTCAATGATGATTGCGATTTCTCTAAAAAATTGATGAGTATCATTCAACATTTTAACAAGAAAATGTGAGACGATTTCAATCATCAACTTAATGAAGTGTAATATTTTTATCCAAATAAATCAGAAGATTTGAATGTTCCattcatattttttatttaattttatgttacttctcttgttttaatttttcattttttttgttgaaaataaGATAAATTAAGCTTGGTTGACTTTGGGGATCAAACTCATCCAAGTCTCTCATCCTCCACAAGATGCAACTAGAGTCTAATTTAATCAATTCACATCGAACATGATGTTATGGTTCATTTAATGCTAATCAATTTCCATCATGATCATCCTCAACAACAAGAGAGATTAAAGTGAGCAATTAATCCGAGTGGGGGAAAGCATTTCAAACTTGTTCATTTACTCTTTTTCccatctctcttttcttttgtggACTTGGTAACCGCGTCGCACCCATTTTCGTCGAAAGTGCTATTATTAACTCATTAGTGGCATTCTCGTAAATTCAGTCAGTCAAACATTATCAATTTCGGagattaattaaacaaactcattAATTTTT harbors:
- the LOC133730010 gene encoding vacuolar fusion protein MON1 homolog isoform X2, translating into MTSASSSGDETSDPKPNPITKPPEDQLAALALSETDSQANGVAYESPRGNNHNEIENEEDVAALTNSAPPASAEVVESSGGGILWARSNSELEADGAESPSSSGYAGGRGSSSAGSDGSGIDEIAEGSDVEVVDGVSDSQAPWVPGKRHVDEDDASISWRKRKKHFFILSNSGKPIYSRHGDEHKLAGFSATLQAIISFVENGGDRVKLVRAGKHQVVFLVKGPIYLVCISCTEEPYESLRMQLELIYGQMLLILTKSVNRCFEKNPKFDMTPLLGGTDIVFSSLIHSFSWNPATFLHAYTCLPLAYATRQAAGAILQDVADSGVLFAILMCKHKVISLVGAQKASLHPDDMLLLSNFVMASESFRTSESFSPICLPRYNAMAFLYAYVHFFDADTYLMLLTTSSEAFYHLKDCRIRIEMVLLKSSVLSEIQRSMLDGGMRVEELPLDPLPRSGSFSPHLNQHTLPTDSPDRFREPYDGVGGPAGLWHFVYRSIFLDQYVSSEFSAPINSPRQQKRLYRAYQKLYASMHERGIGPHKTQFRRDENYGIGDKNLQPCLPVGKRCGKRDFFAGCKPLFMVTPCLYYVTQHVP
- the LOC133730010 gene encoding vacuolar fusion protein MON1 homolog isoform X1, whose amino-acid sequence is MTSASSSGDETSDPKPNPITKPPEDQLAALALSETDSQANGVAYESPRGNNHNEIENEEDVAALTNSAPPASAEVVESSGGGILWARSNSELEADGAESPSSSGYAGGRGSSSAGSDGSGIDEIAEGSDVEVVDGVSDSQAPWVPGKRHVDEDDASISWRKRKKHFFILSNSGKPIYSRHGDEHKLAGFSATLQAIISFVENGGDRVKLVRAGKHQVVFLVKGPIYLVCISCTEEPYESLRMQLELIYGQMLLILTKSVNRCFEKNPKFDMTPLLGGTDIVFSSLIHSFSWNPATFLHAYTCLPLAYATRQAAGAILQDVADSGVLFAILMCKHKVISLVGAQKASLHPDDMLLLSNFVMASESFRTSESFSPICLPRYNAMAFLYAYVHFFDADTYLMLLTTSSEAFYHLKDCRIRIEMVLLKSSVLSEIQRSMLDGGMRVEELPLDPLPRSGSFSPHLNQHTLPTDSPDRFREPYDGVGGPAGLWHFVYRSIFLDQYVSSEFSAPINSPRQQKRLYRAYQKLYASMHERGIGPHKTQFRRDENYVLLCWVTQDFELYAAFDPLADKALAIKTCNRVCQWVKDVENEIFLLGASPFSW